One Elusimicrobiales bacterium genomic window, GCTGCGGGCTTTTGTACCCGCAGTTCCGGGAAAGCGGGGAGTTGGGCTGCCCGCGCTGCTATAACGCATTCCGCCCGCAACTGGAGTATTATTTCAAACGGCTTTGCGGCGCGCCGCGCCATCCGGTAAAGCCGTACGCCGGGCCGGGGGGCGGCGATTTCTCGCTTGACGGCGGGGCGGTGCAGTCCGCATTGCAGTCCGCCGTCCGGCACGAGGATTACGAGCGCGCCGCCAAATTGCGCGACATAATGGGCGCTTTCCGAAAACACGGGAGGCGGCGTGAGAATTGAGGCTCTTGCCGCGCAAATTCCGGCATGGATATCGCAAAACGGCCCGGAGGGCGACTGCGTTCTGTGGACGCGCGCCCGGCTGCGGCGCAATCTGGCGGGGCAGCCGTTTCCGGCGCGGGCCGTTCCGGCGGAGCTGCGCCGCGCGCGCGAACTGATTCTGAAAAAGCTCTCCGTCCGCCCGGAAATGCGCGGAAGCGGAAAAATCCGGCTGGATATCGCCGGCGCCTTTGAACAACGTCTGCTGGCGGAGCGCGGCCTCGCCGCGGAGGATTTCCCCGCGCAGCCGCGTTTCTGCGCCGCCGCAGTCTCGCCGGGGGAGGAGGTTTGCGCCCTGGTCAACTGGCGGGACGCGCTGAGTCTTTCTTTTACCGGCGCGGGGTTGTGCGCGCGGGCAACGTTGGAGGCGGCAGCGCGCTTTGACGCGGCCATGGGCGCGGCACTGGACTATGCCTGGGACAGGAATTTCGGCTGGCTTTCCTCCTCGCCGGAAAACGCGGGCACCGGGCTGCAGCTGTCCGCGCTGCTGCATATTCCCTGCCTTGCGCGCAGCGGCAGGGCCGAGGGCGCGCTGAAAAACCTCTCCAACCTGCGCGCCGGCTGGAAGGCGGACGGCCCCGGCGGAATCTTCCCCGATTTTTGCGAGATTTTCACCGCCTGCCCCTTCGGCTCCGGCGAGGAGGCGATGCTTGAAAACATCTCCTCCGCAGCGCATTTTCTCATCACGGCGGAGCGGCAGGCCCGCGATTGGCTTTTCTCCGGCCCGCGCGCCGTTTCAAGCGAAGACGAGGCCTGGCGCGCCTGCGGTCTGCTGGGCAACGCGCGCGTTATTTCCTACGAGGAGG contains:
- a CDS encoding UvrB/UvrC motif-containing protein, coding for MLCRRCRKKEAAFVIRAAVRKKLTDIALCRDCLFLKEKELGLERGTLSYYAAPLRGAEYARSAPASRRDLRLKCPGCGLLYPQFRESGELGCPRCYNAFRPQLEYYFKRLCGAPRHPVKPYAGPGGGDFSLDGGAVQSALQSAVRHEDYERAAKLRDIMGAFRKHGRRREN